A single genomic interval of Corylus avellana chromosome ca10, CavTom2PMs-1.0 harbors:
- the LOC132163272 gene encoding histone H3.2, producing MARTKQTARKSTGGKAPRKQLATKAARKSAPATGGVKKPHRFRPGTVALREIRKYQKSTELLIRKLPFQRLVREIAQDFKTDLRFQSSAVAALQEAAEAYLVGLFEDTNLCAIHAKRVTIMPKDIQLARRIRGERA from the coding sequence ATGGCTCGTACCAAGCAGACCGCCCGGAAGTCGACGGGAGGGAAGGCGCCTCGGAAGCAGCTGGCGACTAAGGCAGCCAGGAAGTCGGCTCCTGCCACCGGAGGAGTGAAGAAGCCACACAGGTTCAGGCCGGGGACGGTTGCTCTGAGAGAGATCAGGAAGTACCAAAAGAGCACGGAGCTGCTGATCAGGAAGCTCCCGTTCCAAAGGCTGGTGAGAGAGATCGCTCAGGACTTCAAGACCGACCTCCGCTTCCAGAGCAGTGCCGTCGCCGCTCTTCAGGAGGCTGCTGAGGCCTACCTCGTGGGGCTCTTTGAGGACACCAATCTTTGCGCTATTCACGCCAAGAGAGTTACCATCATGCCCAAGGATATCCAGCTTGCCCGTAGGATTAGAGGCGAGAGGGCTTAA
- the LOC132163517 gene encoding IRK-interacting protein: MAAAATTVSQIFENHNSKSKTNTNNTNHEISRQEIQAAIAKAVELRALHAALMQGNSPANLRFQSSSPASHTTSQFSAQDYPVFTPSYEDEPLAGYHQIPLKDRAISESWDEYGLGGYGNETVLSDYKENSSSRKGLPSGLAGLESHICPAEDHKSVTGSCSTQITVLQTSPGNDFFKSSRRNSLGDFKSVSSSCNRCKPAIITTESENLTKNSRNSNIIVPLTDSHSSIQSQPKNRGVISWLFPRLKKKNKNENSPNRAESEEVSQIFKDLGIMSMETLKKELMEANENRDAALMEVAEMKSSLGELRQKLEYLETYCEELKRALRQSMQAKDSQIPEKLGTFPKRGKSSDGSGENLMPVNEEVMVEGFLQVVSEARLSVKQFCKTLVGQIEETDNTLMDNLNLLLQPYKLSLNSKYSKAVLYHLEAFINQSLYQDFENCVFQKNGTPKLLDPQQDRQAQFSSFVALRNLSWNEVLRKGTKYYSEEFSKFCDQKMSCIITMLNWTRPWPEQLLQAFFVAAKCIWLLHLLAFSFNPPLGILRVDENRSFDPHYMEDMFMERQRSHGPSRVKVMVMPGFYVQDRVLRCKVVCRYKSVA; this comes from the exons ATGGCTGCTGCTGCTACTACTGTCTCTCAAATCTTTGAAAACCACAACAGCAAAAGCAAAACCAACACCAACAATACCAACCATGAAATCAGCAGGCAAGAAATCCAAGCTGCCATTGCCAAAGCAGTGGAGCTGAGAGCTCTCCATGCTGCTCTAATGCAAGGAAACAGTCCTGCCAATCTGAGATTCCAGTCTTCTTCCCCCGCTTCACACACTACTTCTCAGTTCTCTGCTCAAGATTACCCAGTTTTCACACCT AGCTATGAAGATGAACCGCTGGCAGGATATCATCAAATCCCACTAAAAGACCGAGCAATATCAGAAAGTTGGGATGAGTATGGACTAGGAGGATATGGCAATGAAACTGTTTTATCAGATTATAAGGAGAATTCATCATCAAGAAAGGGATTGCCTTCTGGTTTGGCCGGCTTAGAATCCCACATTTGTCCAGCTGAAGATCACAAATCTGTCACTGGTTCTTGTTCAACGCAGATCACTGTCCTTCAAACATCCCCCGGGAATGACTTCTTTAAGTCAAGCAGAAGAAACAGTTTGGGGGACTTCAAATCAGTATCCTCCTCCTGCAATAGATGCAAGCCTGCAATTATAACTACAGAATCTGAGAATTTGACAAAAAACAGCAGGAATTCTAATATTATTGTTCCATTAACTGATTCTCACTCATCCATTCAATCACAACCCAAGAATCGGGGAGTGATCTCATGGCTTTTTCCTCgtttaaagaagaagaacaagaacgAAAACTCCCCAAACCGAGCGGAATCTGAGGAAGTCTCCCAAATCTTTAAGGACTTGGGGATAATGTCAATGGAAACATTGAAGAAAGAGCTGATGGAAGCAAATGAGAATAGAGACGCAGCCTTGATGGAAGTTGCTGAGATGAAATCTTCCTTGGGGGAGCTTAGACAGAAGCTGGAGTACTTGGAGACTTACTGTGAAGAGCTGAAGAGAGCTTTGAGACAATCCATGCAGGCAAAGGATTCCCAAATTCCTGaaaagcttggaacttttcctaAAAGAGGGAAATCCTCAGATGGGAGTGGAGAGAATTTAATGCCTGTCAATGAGGAAGTAATGGTGGAAGGTTTCTTGCAGGTAGTATCAGAAGCAAGATTGTCAGTGAAGCAATTCTGCAAGACCCTTGTTGGGCAGATTGAAGAAACTGATAACACTCTAATGGACAACTTAAATTTGCTTCTCCAACCATATAAACTGTCTTTGAATTCCAAATACTCAAAGGCAGTGTTATACCATTTGGAAGCTTTCATAAACCAATCACTCTACCAAGACTTTGAGAACTGTGTATTTCAGAAGAATGGCACCCCAAAGCTCTTAGATCCCCAGCAAGATCGCCAGGCACAATTCTCATCCTTTGTTGCACTGAGGAACTTGAGCTGGAATGAGGTATTAAGGAAGGGGACCAAATATTACAGTGAGGAATTCAGTAAGTTTTGTGATCAGAAAATGAGCTGCATTATCACCATGCTGAACTGGACAAGACCGTGGCCTGAGCAGCTTCTCCAAGCATTCTTTGTTGCTGCCAAGTGCATATGGCTGCTGCATTTGCTTGCCTTTTCTTTCAATCCACCATTGGGGATTTTGAGGGTTGATGAGAACAGAAGCTTTGATCCCCATTACATGGAAGATATGTTCATGGAAAGGCAGAGGTCACATGGTCCTAGCCGAGTTAAGGTCATGGTGATGCCAGGGTTTTATGTTCAGGACAGGGTTTTGAGGTGTAAGGTTGTTTGTAGGTATAAATCTGTAGCTTAA
- the LOC132164002 gene encoding G2/mitotic-specific cyclin S13-7-like produces the protein MEARAVLPPQPRGGGKVKNVLGQRNRQVLGDIGNLDVVRIVEEKRISRPITRGYHAKLLANAQAEAEKKKNPVIALVDEKVAVKRKSGAKKVAEAQEKGTEKPKPETVVVISDEEEKVDPVSERKSRERSSRKGVKTLTAILTARSKAASGVTFKPKGQVVNIDAGDENDALAVVEYIDDIYKFYKLTEDESQVQDYMNYQPDINVKMRSILIDWLIEVHRRFELMPETLYLTINILDRYLSMKNVSRRELQLVGIGSILLACKYEESYCMQVHDLVCISDYAYSSDQILVMEKSILEKLEWYLTVPTPYVFLARYIKASVPPDQETENMVFFLAELGLVHYPTTILYRPSLIAAAAVYAARCTLGKSPFWSETLKHYSGYCEEQIMDCAKLLVGFHSAAAESKLKVVYRKYSSPDRGAVAQCTPPKSLLPTSL, from the exons ATGGAAGCTAGAGCGGTTCTTCCCCCACAACCCAGAG gGGGAGGTAAGGTGAAGAATGTACTAGGCCAAAGAAATCGGCAAGTTCTTGGAGACATTGGTAATCTAGATGTGGTTCGTATTGTAGAGGAAAAGCGGATATCTCGCCCCATTACAAG GGGTTATCATGCAAAACTGTTGGCTAATGCACAAGCTGaggcagagaagaaaaag AACCCAGTTATAGCACTTGTGGATGAGAAGGTAGCGGTTAAGAGAAAATCCGGTGCTAAGAAGGTGGCTGAAGCTCAAGAGAAGGGAACTGAGAAGCCCAAGCCTGAGACTGTAGTTGTGATTTCTGATGAAGAGGAAAAGGTTGACCCTGTTAGTGAAAGAAAGTCGAGAGAACGGTCCTCCAGGAAGGGAGTTAAGACTCTTACTGCGATCCTCACTGCTCGAAGCAAG GCTGCTTCTGGAGTCACATTTAAGCCAAAAGGTCAGGTTGTGAACATCGATGCCGGAGATGAAAATGATGCTTTGGCAGTAGTTGAATATATCGATGACATATACAAGTTCTATAAGCTCACAGAA GATGAGAGTCAAGTACAGGATTACATGAACTACCAGCCAGACATCAATGTGAAGATGAGGAGTATTCTCATAGACTGGTTGATTGAAGTTCACAGAAGATTTGAactcatgcctgaaaccctctACCTTACAATAAACATACTTGATCGGTACCTTTCAATGAAGAATGTATCAAGGAGAGAACTTCAATTGGTGGGCATAGGCTCCATACTCTTAGCCTGCAAGTATGAAGAAAGTTACTGTATGCAG GTACATGACCTGGTTTGCATATCAGACTATGCTTATTCGAGTGACCAGATACTTGTAATGGAGAAATCAATTTTGGAGAAGTTGGAGTGGTATTTAACAGTTCCTACACCATATGTCTTTCTGGCTCGTTATATCAAAGCTTCTGTTCCACCTGATCAGGAG ACTGAGAATATGGTATTTTTTCTAGCTGAATTGGGCCTTGTGCATTATCCAACAACCATTTTGTACCGCCCATCATTGATTGCCGCTGCAGCTGTCTACGCTGCACGCTGCACTCTCGGCAAGAGTCCTTTTTGGAGTGAAACTCTGAAGCACTACTCAGGCTACTGTGAGGAACAGATAAT GGATTGTGCCAAACTTTTGGTTGGCTTCCACTCAGCTGCTGCTGAAAGCAAACTCAAGGTGGTGTATAGGAAGTACTCAAGTCCAGACAGGGGTGCTGTTGCTCAATGTACTCCACCCAAAAGTCTTCTGCCCACATCATTGTGA